GCCGGCGTCCCTGCCCAACCGGTCGGCGAACATGACCAGTGTGCTGCGCAGCAGGTCGTGCAGGTCAGCGACCTGGAAGGGGGCCCGGTCCATCTGGGAGTACTGCTTGGCGTCGGCGACCAGCGCCGAGATCCGCTTGCTCGCCTCCAGGACCTGGTTCAGCAGCAGCTCGCCCTCGACGGTGTAGGTCAGCCAGCGGATGGCCTTCTCCAGCGACGTCGACGCCCCGAGCTCCTCGGTCGCCGCGGCGATCCGCTCCAGCCAGTCGGTGTCGATGCCGCCCTCGACGAAGGTCGGCGCGATGTCCCAGCCGCCGTCGATGCCGTGGTCCTCGAGCCATTCGCCGACGGCGTCCTCGAGGTCCGTCGTCTCGATCGCGGTCAGGTTCATCGAGGCAGACTTGGCGACCTGGCCCGCGACCTGTTCCTGCAGGCGCACCAGCGCCTGCAACGCCTCCGGTGTGACGGTCCCGTCGGCCAGCATGGCCAGCTTCTGGCGCATGCCGGCGACCCGCTGTCGCAGTTCCGACGCGGCGCGGACGGTGGCGGCGGCGGGGTTGTTCAGCTGATGGGTCAGCCCGGCGGACAACTGGCCGAGCGCCAGGAGCTTCTCCCGGTTGTCGATGATCCGGCGAGTCCGTTCGAGGCCGACGGCCATGCCGTCGAGCAGGTGGACGGCCATCGGAAACTGGTCCTTCATGAAATGGGCGAACGCCGGCGCGTCGAGCACGAAGAACCGCGACGGCTTCGTGACGTGCACCGTCGCGTCGTAGCTCTGATCTTGCGGCTGACCGGTGAACGCCCGCCACGCGCCGCAGTACACCCCGCGCTGTGACGTCCGGTTGGTCTCGATGTCCTGGCCGCCGGAGCGCTTCGACATCACCAGTTCGCCCTCCATCAGGACGTACAAGCAGGTGGCCGGTTCACCCTCGACGCAGATAGGGCCCGGCTGGTAGGTGTCCACGTGCCCGCTGGCGCACAACATCGCCAGCTGCTGGTCGGTGAGCGCCTCGAAAAGGAACAGGCTGCGCAGCTCGTCGGGCTCGCACGGGGCGTCGGTCACGATTCGGCCAGGTAGCGGTGCACCAGCATGACGGCCATCGATCCCTCGCCGACCGCCGCGGCGACACGCTTGGCGGACTCGGCCCGCACGTCGCCGGTGGCGAACACCCCGGGGACGCTGGTCTCCAGGTGGTGCGGGGGGCGGTCCAACGTCCAGCCGCAGACGTTGCGCAGGTCCGGTCCGGTGAGGACGAAGCCGTGGCTGTCGCGGGCCAGCACACCGTCGAGCCACTCGGTACGCGGCGCGGCGCCGATGAAGATGAACATCCGCGCGCAGGTGACGTCCTCGGTCTCACCGGTCTTGTTGTCGACCAGGGTGAGCCGCTCGAGATGGTCGTCCCCGACGGCGCGCCGCACCTCGGTGCACGTGCGCACGGTGATGTTGGGCCGCTGCCGAATCTGCTGGATGAGGTAGTAGGACATCGAGGCGTCCAGCGACGGGGCGCGCACCGCGATGGTCACCGACTTGGCCTCGCGCGACAGGTACATCGCGGCCTGGCCGGCGGAGTTGGCCCCGCCGACCACGTAGACCTCCTCGCCCGCGCATTCCGACGCGATGGAGACGGCCGCCCCGTAGTAGACGCCACGCCCGGTCAGCTCCCCGCAGCCCTCCGCCGGCAGCTGGCGGTACGCCACGCCGGTGGCCAGGATCACCGCGTGCGCGTCGATGGAGCCGCCGTCGGCGAATCGCACCGTGCGTTTGGGGCCGTTGACCTCCAGCGCCGTGGCGGTGCGGGCGGTGATCAGTTCGGCCCCGAACTTCTCGGCCTGCCGCCGCGCCCGGTCGGCCAGCTGGCCGCCCGACACCCCGTCGGGGAAGCCCAGATAGTTCTCGATGCGTGAGCTCTGGCCCGCCTGACCGCCCGTCGCCGTGCGCTCGATGAGCACCGTGCGCAGCCCCTCCGACGCCCCGTACACGGCGGCAGCCAGGCCCGCAGGCCCGCCGCCGATCACGATGAGGTCGTAGAACTCCTGCGACGGCGTGGTGGTCAGGCCCAGGGTGTCGGCCAGCTGCGCGTCGGTGGGCTCGACCAGGGTGTCGCCGCGTTCGGTGACGACGATGGGCAGCCGCATGCCGTCCTCGCCGGCGGCCTTGAGCAAGCGCTGGCCGTCGGGGTCGTCGGCCATGAACCACGAGTAGTGCAGCCCATTGCGTGCCAGGAAGTCGCGCACCTGCCAGGACCGCTGCGACCAGCGGTGGCCGATCACCTTGGTGTGCGGGATCGGGTGTTCCGGCGCCGCGCGCCAGGCGTCCAGCAAGGCGTCGATGACCGGGTAGAACTTCTCCTGTGGCGGGTCCCACGGCTTGAGCAGGTAGTGGTCCAGGTCGACGACGTTGATCGCGTCGATGGCGGCGTGGGTGTCGGCGTACGCGGTGAGCAGCACCCGGCGCGCGGCCGGGTAGAGGTCCATCGCCCGTTCGAGGAACTCGATGCCGCTCATCTCCGGCATCCGGTAGTCGGCGATCAGCACCGCGACGGTCTCGCCGCGCAGCTTCAGCTCCTTGAGCGTCTCCAGGGCGTCGGGGCCCGACTCGGTGCGCACGATCCGGTGCTTGTCGCCATACTGGCGGCGCAGGTCCCGCGCGACCGCCCGCGAGACCGAGGGATCGTCGTCGACGGTCAGCAGGACCGGCCTGCGAGGTTGAGAAGCTGGGCCGTCAGGACTGGCGGAACTAGTCATCGACGTCAAGTATGCCCTCGTCAGGGCGCTGACGGCAGGTCGAAGCCGGCGATCACCCGGCCGCCGGATTTCGCCGACGCGATTTGGGTCAGGGGGCCTGACCGGGTATCGTGGAGCAGCGGTGCGTCATCCGCGCCGACTTCTTGCGTGCCCTGTCTTAGGAATTCCAGGAATTTCCTGCCCTTGGCTCACGTTTCTAGTCGGGCGAATGCTGCGCCGATACGGGCGCATAGAGACGAATACGAGACTGACGAGGATTCCGAAGGACTTATGGCCAAGAAGGACGGTGCCATAGAGGTTGAGGGCCGCGTGGTGGAGCCCCTGCCCAATGCGATGTTCCGCATTGAGCTGGAGAACGGCCACAAGGTGCTCGCCCACATCAGCGGCAAGATGCGGCAGCACTACATCCGCATCCT
This genomic window from Mycobacterium saskatchewanense contains:
- a CDS encoding ATP-binding protein; protein product: MTDAPCEPDELRSLFLFEALTDQQLAMLCASGHVDTYQPGPICVEGEPATCLYVLMEGELVMSKRSGGQDIETNRTSQRGVYCGAWRAFTGQPQDQSYDATVHVTKPSRFFVLDAPAFAHFMKDQFPMAVHLLDGMAVGLERTRRIIDNREKLLALGQLSAGLTHQLNNPAAATVRAASELRQRVAGMRQKLAMLADGTVTPEALQALVRLQEQVAGQVAKSASMNLTAIETTDLEDAVGEWLEDHGIDGGWDIAPTFVEGGIDTDWLERIAAATEELGASTSLEKAIRWLTYTVEGELLLNQVLEASKRISALVADAKQYSQMDRAPFQVADLHDLLRSTLVMFADRLGRDAGITVVKELDRSIPEIPCYPGDLNQVWTNIIDNAIAAMRDRDGTLTIRTCREGEKMVRVEICDTGPGIPDEVRERIFEPFFTTKPVGEGTGLGLDLAWNIIVKKHRGDLRVESVPGDTRFIVLLPLQDPPAGAGIPNPE
- a CDS encoding FAD-dependent oxidoreductase; the protein is MTSSASPDGPASQPRRPVLLTVDDDPSVSRAVARDLRRQYGDKHRIVRTESGPDALETLKELKLRGETVAVLIADYRMPEMSGIEFLERAMDLYPAARRVLLTAYADTHAAIDAINVVDLDHYLLKPWDPPQEKFYPVIDALLDAWRAAPEHPIPHTKVIGHRWSQRSWQVRDFLARNGLHYSWFMADDPDGQRLLKAAGEDGMRLPIVVTERGDTLVEPTDAQLADTLGLTTTPSQEFYDLIVIGGGPAGLAAAVYGASEGLRTVLIERTATGGQAGQSSRIENYLGFPDGVSGGQLADRARRQAEKFGAELITARTATALEVNGPKRTVRFADGGSIDAHAVILATGVAYRQLPAEGCGELTGRGVYYGAAVSIASECAGEEVYVVGGANSAGQAAMYLSREAKSVTIAVRAPSLDASMSYYLIQQIRQRPNITVRTCTEVRRAVGDDHLERLTLVDNKTGETEDVTCARMFIFIGAAPRTEWLDGVLARDSHGFVLTGPDLRNVCGWTLDRPPHHLETSVPGVFATGDVRAESAKRVAAAVGEGSMAVMLVHRYLAES
- the infA gene encoding translation initiation factor IF-1, with translation MAKKDGAIEVEGRVVEPLPNAMFRIELENGHKVLAHISGKMRQHYIRILPEDRVVVELSPYDLSRGRIVYRYK